Proteins encoded by one window of Blautia argi:
- a CDS encoding family 78 glycoside hydrolase catalytic domain, which produces MERKCYAPEKLTCEYRENPIGIHSQNPRLAWKMTGNGRGRRQTAYQIIAAHSDAQLKEEKELCWDSKKVDSSESLGILYGGKELESRERVYWRVRIWDEEGRQSPWSAVQFFEAGLLKEEDWNADWICAEDEVSAPHFRKEFFLEEKPEKARVYICGLGFYEFSMNGRKCGKDLLTPNRTDFTKTVYYHTYDIREELRKGTNALGIILGNGWYNQKDKVNVKLLWYGYPRLLFQVEAYYKDGTKKVIKSDTSVKWHRGPIEYNNIYFGEIYDARQELPNWNEPGSCTEDWENARIAEAPGGKLKEQRASSDIAFGTISPKTITRVKEDMYVLDFGQNITGWLRLKIQGKEGQTVTMRFGEELWPDGKINYYSTGTGWKQQKDVYILSGQGKEIYEPKFTWHGFRYAEIQGYEKMPEPEDIEAVVVHTGVEEDGSFTCSNVLMNQIQQISRWSLVNGLHCGMPLDSPHRERQGYGGDALTAAKACIYNFNMENFYAAWIDDFADAQNKENGFIPHTVPCQDGGGGPAWGCAYIVISWLCYVYYGDKEILKKHYENMEHWLEFLSTGVKNGIVEAEGEDKTCLGEWSTPGEILIPPRFVNTYFYGYCAGLMEYISDILGKEKEKKKYAVLKEDTIKAFRREFFCQETGQYSIGAQGTEAFAYKMGAIKPEEENKVFAFMAEHIEKDCGNHLDTGIFGTPYLFETLIDSGYGEIAYQMITGNTYPSYGFMIANGATALWEYWEKDYGFYQCSCCHNQPMFGSISGSFYEKIAGIGPASPAYKEILIAPQPIGELRFAAAKKETMYGMVSVEWEKTEKGFSLYLSVPCNTRATVQIPDLGNTLLEGEEILYPRESSKEGIEEVRRTEKGYCVLIQSGNYHFYLEK; this is translated from the coding sequence ATGGAAAGAAAGTGTTATGCTCCGGAGAAACTGACGTGTGAATATCGGGAAAATCCAATTGGTATTCACAGTCAAAATCCCAGATTAGCATGGAAAATGACAGGGAACGGGAGAGGAAGAAGGCAGACAGCTTATCAAATTATAGCGGCACATAGCGATGCTCAGCTTAAAGAAGAAAAAGAATTGTGTTGGGACAGTAAAAAAGTAGATTCATCAGAGTCATTAGGGATTCTTTATGGAGGAAAAGAGCTGGAATCCAGAGAGAGAGTTTACTGGCGTGTGAGAATCTGGGACGAGGAAGGAAGACAATCTCCGTGGAGCGCAGTACAGTTTTTTGAGGCAGGACTTTTAAAAGAAGAGGATTGGAATGCAGACTGGATTTGTGCAGAAGATGAAGTAAGCGCTCCGCATTTTCGTAAAGAATTTTTTTTGGAAGAAAAACCCGAAAAGGCGAGAGTGTATATATGTGGGCTTGGGTTTTATGAATTTTCCATGAATGGAAGAAAATGTGGAAAAGATTTGCTGACTCCTAATAGAACAGATTTTACAAAAACGGTTTATTATCACACTTATGATATTAGGGAGGAACTGAGAAAAGGAACAAATGCGCTGGGCATTATTTTGGGAAATGGTTGGTACAATCAGAAAGATAAAGTGAATGTAAAACTTTTATGGTATGGATATCCCCGGTTGCTCTTTCAGGTTGAAGCGTATTATAAAGACGGAACAAAAAAAGTTATCAAAAGTGATACTTCTGTAAAATGGCATAGAGGTCCTATAGAATATAACAATATTTATTTTGGAGAAATTTATGATGCCAGACAGGAACTTCCAAACTGGAATGAACCCGGATCGTGTACAGAAGACTGGGAAAATGCAAGGATAGCAGAAGCGCCGGGAGGAAAATTAAAAGAACAGAGGGCTTCCTCAGATATCGCATTTGGTACTATTTCACCCAAAACGATTACCCGAGTGAAGGAAGATATGTATGTATTGGATTTCGGACAGAATATTACAGGCTGGCTAAGACTGAAAATCCAAGGGAAAGAAGGACAGACGGTTACTATGCGTTTTGGTGAAGAACTGTGGCCAGATGGAAAAATTAATTATTACAGTACAGGAACCGGGTGGAAACAGCAGAAAGATGTCTATATTTTGAGTGGACAAGGAAAAGAGATATATGAACCAAAGTTTACCTGGCATGGTTTCCGATACGCAGAAATACAGGGATATGAGAAGATGCCTGAGCCAGAGGATATAGAGGCGGTTGTTGTCCATACAGGCGTAGAAGAAGACGGAAGTTTTACCTGTTCTAATGTACTCATGAATCAAATACAGCAGATTTCCAGATGGTCTTTAGTCAACGGTCTGCATTGTGGCATGCCTTTGGATTCTCCTCACAGAGAAAGACAGGGATATGGAGGAGATGCTCTGACTGCGGCAAAAGCATGTATTTATAATTTTAATATGGAGAATTTCTATGCTGCCTGGATAGATGATTTTGCAGACGCACAAAACAAAGAAAACGGTTTTATTCCTCATACAGTGCCCTGTCAGGACGGAGGAGGCGGACCTGCATGGGGCTGTGCATATATTGTGATTTCATGGCTATGTTATGTTTACTATGGGGATAAAGAAATACTTAAAAAGCATTATGAAAATATGGAGCATTGGCTGGAATTTTTATCAACAGGGGTAAAAAATGGAATTGTTGAGGCAGAAGGTGAAGATAAAACCTGTCTGGGAGAGTGGTCCACACCTGGAGAAATTTTAATTCCGCCACGTTTTGTAAATACTTATTTTTATGGATATTGTGCGGGACTTATGGAATATATATCTGATATTCTGGGCAAGGAAAAAGAAAAAAAGAAGTATGCTGTATTAAAAGAAGATACGATAAAAGCATTCCGTAGAGAATTTTTCTGCCAGGAAACCGGACAGTACAGTATTGGCGCACAGGGAACCGAAGCTTTTGCATATAAAATGGGGGCTATTAAACCTGAGGAAGAGAACAAGGTATTTGCCTTTATGGCAGAACATATCGAGAAAGATTGTGGAAATCATTTGGACACAGGGATTTTCGGAACCCCGTATCTTTTTGAAACATTGATTGACAGTGGATACGGAGAAATTGCATACCAGATGATAACCGGTAATACCTATCCAAGCTATGGATTCATGATTGCCAATGGCGCTACTGCATTGTGGGAATATTGGGAAAAAGACTATGGTTTTTACCAGTGTTCCTGCTGTCATAATCAGCCCATGTTTGGCAGCATAAGCGGAAGCTTTTATGAAAAAATAGCAGGTATTGGACCTGCATCTCCTGCTTATAAAGAAATTCTGATAGCGCCGCAGCCCATTGGTGAATTGCGTTTTGCTGCTGCAAAGAAAGAAACAATGTATGGAATGGTATCTGTAGAATGGGAAAAAACGGAGAAAGGATTTTCACTGTATCTTTCTGTTCCATGTAATACGAGAGCAACTGTCCAAATACCGGATTTAGGAAATACGCTTTTGGAGGGAGAAGAGAT
- a CDS encoding zinc-binding dehydrogenase → MNKTVVFTSAGEVELQDKEMPKPAAGEVLIETEVSLVSTGTELTFLSGECPENSKWSGYIHYPMTSGYSNVGIVKETGEGVSKEWIGKRVASFSKHAQYVIAKEAELRVIRYDITPEEATFFAIAEVGLNGIRRTKIEIGNRVVVYGAGVIGQLLVRYLLAGGCTEIIVVNRTEKRLEYLPKSLAVIPVSSLRKNVADVVREVTQGEMADIVFETTGNADLIPEEFKVLHQQGKMCMLSSPRKATKFDFHDFCNAGSFDIIGAHISSQTEQPSFDNPWTCVRNSETFFRMLATGQMEVASLISHRVPYTEAPQVYKNLLKDRTQSMGVVFEWR, encoded by the coding sequence GTGAATAAAACGGTTGTTTTTACATCAGCAGGAGAAGTAGAACTGCAGGATAAAGAAATGCCCAAACCGGCGGCTGGGGAAGTGTTAATTGAAACAGAAGTTTCTTTGGTAAGCACAGGAACAGAACTTACTTTTCTTAGTGGGGAATGCCCGGAAAATTCCAAATGGTCCGGATATATTCATTACCCTATGACAAGCGGTTATTCAAATGTTGGTATTGTAAAAGAAACAGGAGAAGGTGTTTCTAAGGAATGGATTGGAAAAAGAGTTGCAAGCTTCAGTAAGCATGCTCAGTATGTAATAGCAAAAGAGGCGGAATTAAGAGTAATACGATATGATATTACACCGGAAGAAGCGACTTTCTTTGCAATTGCAGAAGTGGGATTAAATGGTATCAGGCGGACAAAGATAGAGATAGGAAACCGTGTAGTTGTGTACGGAGCAGGGGTTATCGGACAGCTTTTGGTAAGATATTTATTGGCTGGAGGCTGTACAGAAATTATAGTGGTAAACCGAACTGAAAAAAGATTAGAATATCTTCCAAAATCCCTGGCTGTTATTCCAGTATCTTCCCTTCGAAAGAATGTAGCAGACGTTGTCAGAGAAGTGACACAGGGAGAAATGGCAGATATTGTATTTGAAACGACAGGTAATGCGGATTTGATTCCGGAGGAATTTAAAGTACTGCATCAGCAGGGGAAAATGTGTATGCTGAGTTCTCCCAGAAAAGCTACAAAATTTGATTTTCATGATTTTTGTAATGCAGGAAGTTTTGATATTATAGGAGCTCATATATCTTCCCAGACAGAGCAGCCGAGTTTTGACAATCCCTGGACCTGCGTAAGAAACAGTGAAACATTTTTCAGAATGCTTGCCACAGGACAGATGGAGGTGGCGAGCCTTATCAGCCATCGAGTGCCTTATACGGAAGCTCCACAGGTATATAAAAATCTTTTAAAAGATCGTACGCAGTCTATGGGTGTAGTTTTTGAGTGGAGATGA
- a CDS encoding Gfo/Idh/MocA family protein translates to MINIGIIGCGRIAQVRHIPEYDKNQDARIYGVYDINEKRAKEVAEKYHAIPYKSYEEMLADSAIDAVSICTANYSHCEISVKALTAGKHVLCEKPMAVTYEECQAMVEAAKKSGKYLMICQQERLLPVHMKAKELLQQGSIGKILSFRTNFRHSGPETWTIDQDKVWFFDKKSAAFGAMADLGIHKADLIHYLLDDTIKSAMAVTGALDKKNPDGTPISVDDNAICIYRTEKGILGTMEVSWTCYGQEDKSTVLYGTQGCLKINSDTKYPLILEKRSGERIYYNMDDYKGHRNGTGMVDTWIQCLKTKTPPEISGESSFESMKAVFAALESAEKGCLISVNNLEEKLDQ, encoded by the coding sequence ATGATAAACATTGGAATCATTGGTTGTGGGAGAATTGCTCAGGTACGGCATATTCCGGAATACGATAAAAATCAAGATGCCCGTATCTATGGCGTATATGACATCAACGAAAAAAGAGCAAAAGAAGTGGCCGAAAAATATCACGCTATCCCGTATAAATCTTATGAGGAAATGCTGGCAGACAGCGCTATTGACGCTGTGAGTATCTGTACAGCAAACTATTCCCATTGTGAAATTTCCGTAAAAGCCTTAACTGCCGGAAAACATGTGCTCTGTGAAAAACCCATGGCTGTAACCTATGAGGAATGTCAAGCCATGGTGGAAGCTGCAAAAAAATCCGGAAAATATTTAATGATTTGCCAGCAGGAAAGATTGCTCCCTGTCCATATGAAAGCAAAAGAGCTCCTTCAGCAGGGAAGTATCGGAAAAATTTTAAGCTTCCGCACTAATTTCCGACATTCAGGACCTGAAACCTGGACAATCGACCAGGACAAAGTGTGGTTCTTTGATAAAAAATCTGCCGCTTTCGGCGCTATGGCAGATTTGGGTATTCACAAAGCAGATTTAATACATTATCTTCTTGATGATACAATTAAAAGCGCTATGGCTGTAACCGGCGCTCTTGACAAAAAAAATCCAGATGGAACCCCCATTTCTGTGGACGACAATGCTATCTGCATCTATCGCACTGAAAAAGGTATTCTCGGTACCATGGAAGTGAGCTGGACCTGTTACGGGCAGGAAGACAAATCTACTGTACTATACGGAACCCAGGGCTGTTTAAAAATCAACAGTGATACCAAATATCCTTTGATTTTGGAAAAGAGAAGTGGAGAACGAATTTATTATAATATGGACGACTACAAAGGACACAGAAATGGAACCGGTATGGTTGATACCTGGATTCAGTGTCTAAAGACCAAAACACCTCCTGAAATTTCCGGGGAATCCTCTTTTGAGTCCATGAAAGCTGTATTTGCTGCATTAGAATCCGCGGAAAAAGGCTGTCTGATAAGTGTAAACAATTTGGAAGAAAAACTTGACCAGTAA
- a CDS encoding AraC family transcriptional regulator, with protein sequence MSRTMGYTSHARYKCLEDLQKDSVDLCLTYCGWECCDAGYRFGPNKREAYVLHVVKEGQGTLEINKKKYKIGPKEAFLIPPGVEAWYEADREEPWVYMWIGFVGLKADECVSGSGFSLKNPTRKIGCMEKLSGYIDQMLEAHQLSYGDELTRNAMLMLCFSALMKDYAESQKEDGGSSNGRFYPGSVYVKHAMDYIKDHYSEPLKIGQLADFIGVNRSYLTSSFKKVTGCSPQEFLVNLRMEKAKSLLKKTDLSINAVASAVGYTDQLAFSKVFKQHCGKSPRIYREEKTELIIMKNKGYVAQDKM encoded by the coding sequence TTGAGCCGTACAATGGGCTATACCAGTCATGCCAGATATAAATGTCTGGAGGATTTACAGAAGGATTCCGTAGATTTGTGTCTGACATACTGTGGCTGGGAATGCTGCGATGCCGGTTATCGTTTCGGACCGAATAAGAGAGAGGCCTATGTCCTTCATGTAGTTAAGGAGGGGCAGGGCACTCTGGAAATAAATAAGAAAAAATATAAAATTGGACCCAAAGAAGCCTTTTTGATTCCACCCGGAGTAGAGGCCTGGTATGAGGCTGACAGAGAAGAACCCTGGGTTTATATGTGGATTGGTTTTGTGGGACTTAAGGCAGATGAATGTGTCAGCGGTTCAGGTTTTTCTCTGAAAAACCCTACACGAAAAATCGGGTGTATGGAAAAACTCTCAGGTTATATTGATCAAATGCTGGAAGCCCATCAGCTTTCTTATGGAGATGAGCTTACCCGAAATGCCATGTTGATGCTGTGTTTTTCGGCACTTATGAAAGACTATGCAGAGAGCCAAAAGGAAGATGGGGGATCATCAAACGGACGTTTTTATCCGGGCTCCGTATATGTTAAGCATGCCATGGATTATATTAAAGATCATTACAGTGAACCTTTGAAAATCGGACAGTTGGCGGATTTTATAGGGGTAAATCGGAGTTATCTCACCAGCAGCTTTAAGAAAGTGACAGGTTGTTCTCCGCAGGAATTTCTGGTGAATCTGAGAATGGAAAAGGCAAAATCCCTGCTAAAGAAAACAGATTTATCTATCAATGCTGTGGCTTCAGCAGTGGGGTATACAGATCAACTTGCGTTTTCGAAAGTGTTTAAGCAGCACTGCGGAAAAAGCCCCCGAATATACCGGGAGGAGAAGACAGAGTTAATTATTATGAAAAATAAGGGATATGTAGCCCAAGATAAGATGTAA
- a CDS encoding alpha-galactosidase: protein MAILFHEEQKTFHLYNKEVSYIIRIMENGQLENLYYGRAIRDREDFSHLHEEISRPLTSVCVPEPGVLSMEYTKQEYPVYGTGDYRSPALSVLQENGSRIVNFTYVSHEIYQGKKLLTPLPAVYTNSDEEACSLDICLHDEVMDTDLVLSYTIFEEYPVIARNAKLVHRGKQSIVLEKAMSFSTEFQDMDFEMVQLSGAWARERYVKERKLEMGIQAIQGLHGTAGGAEHNPFLALKRPHTTENQGEVYGFSLVYSGNFLAQTEVSTFDITRVMLGIHPEGFSWTLEKGESFQTPEAILVYSDKGLNKMSQVYHRLFRKNLMRGKWRDEPRPILLNNWEATYFDFTEEKILEIAKKAKEAGVELFVLDDGWFGVRNDDYRGLGDWYVNLEKLPDGIAGLSEKVEAMGLKFGLWVELEMVNKDSDLYRAHPDWVIGVPDRFESHGRHQHVLDFSRKEVVDYIYETISKILRESEISYIKWDMNRYMTEPYSKGAAAKEQGKMMHRYILGLYDLYTRLTQEFPEILFESCSSGGARFDPGMLFFAPQTWTSDDTDAAERAKIQYGTSYVYPLVSMGSHVSAVPNHQLLRNTPLSTRANMAYFGTFGYELDLNLLSEAEMEQVKEQVAFMKRYRRLIQVEGDFYRLLSPFEGNETAWIVVSPDKKQAVAAFYQKLNKINASWLRFRLEGLDRDTLYEVKCNDIVYKAYGDELMYVGIPVDRELLNKAGGDFASLLYVLQEA from the coding sequence ATGGCGATTTTATTTCACGAAGAACAGAAAACATTTCATCTCTACAATAAAGAGGTAAGCTATATTATCCGTATTATGGAGAACGGACAGTTGGAAAATCTGTATTACGGAAGAGCAATCCGGGATAGGGAGGACTTTTCACATCTGCACGAGGAAATCTCCCGTCCTCTTACTTCTGTGTGTGTACCGGAGCCGGGTGTTTTGTCCATGGAGTACACAAAGCAGGAGTATCCGGTATACGGAACAGGAGATTATAGAAGCCCTGCGCTTAGTGTTTTACAGGAAAATGGCAGCAGAATTGTGAACTTTACTTATGTTTCTCACGAAATTTATCAGGGAAAAAAGCTGTTGACACCCCTTCCGGCTGTGTACACAAACAGTGATGAGGAGGCATGCAGCCTGGACATTTGTCTGCATGATGAGGTTATGGATACAGATTTGGTTCTTTCCTATACAATTTTTGAGGAATATCCGGTGATTGCCAGAAATGCAAAGCTCGTACACAGAGGAAAACAGAGCATTGTACTGGAAAAGGCAATGAGTTTTAGTACTGAGTTCCAGGATATGGACTTTGAAATGGTGCAGCTTTCCGGCGCATGGGCAAGAGAGCGATATGTAAAGGAAAGAAAGCTGGAAATGGGAATCCAGGCAATCCAGGGACTTCACGGCACAGCCGGCGGTGCAGAGCATAATCCGTTTCTGGCATTAAAAAGACCTCACACAACAGAAAATCAGGGAGAGGTTTATGGCTTCAGTCTGGTATACAGCGGTAATTTCCTTGCCCAGACGGAGGTATCTACCTTTGATATTACAAGAGTAATGCTGGGAATCCACCCGGAAGGTTTTTCCTGGACGCTGGAAAAAGGAGAAAGCTTCCAGACACCAGAGGCCATTTTGGTATACAGCGATAAGGGCTTAAATAAAATGAGTCAGGTTTATCACCGTCTGTTCCGAAAAAATCTCATGCGTGGGAAGTGGAGGGACGAACCGCGGCCCATTCTTCTCAATAACTGGGAGGCAACATATTTTGATTTTACAGAAGAAAAAATTCTGGAAATTGCCAAAAAGGCAAAAGAGGCAGGGGTGGAACTGTTTGTACTGGACGATGGCTGGTTTGGCGTGCGAAATGACGATTACAGAGGTCTTGGGGACTGGTATGTGAATCTGGAAAAACTGCCGGACGGGATTGCCGGGCTTTCTGAAAAAGTGGAAGCTATGGGACTGAAATTCGGTCTTTGGGTGGAATTGGAAATGGTAAACAAGGACAGCGATTTGTACCGGGCGCACCCGGATTGGGTTATCGGCGTGCCGGATAGATTTGAGTCCCATGGAAGACATCAGCATGTGCTTGATTTCTCCAGAAAAGAAGTGGTGGATTATATTTATGAAACGATTTCTAAAATCCTGCGGGAGTCTGAGATTTCTTACATTAAATGGGATATGAATCGCTATATGACGGAACCCTATAGCAAGGGTGCGGCGGCAAAAGAACAGGGAAAGATGATGCATCGGTATATTCTGGGGCTGTATGATTTGTATACAAGATTGACACAGGAATTTCCCGAAATTCTCTTTGAGTCCTGCTCCAGCGGAGGTGCGCGCTTTGACCCAGGTATGCTGTTTTTTGCACCTCAGACCTGGACCAGTGATGATACAGATGCAGCAGAGAGAGCGAAAATCCAGTATGGAACTTCTTATGTATATCCTCTGGTAAGCATGGGTTCACATGTTTCCGCGGTGCCGAATCATCAGCTCCTGAGAAATACACCTCTTTCCACCAGAGCAAATATGGCATATTTTGGAACCTTTGGATATGAGCTGGATTTGAATCTTTTAAGTGAAGCGGAAATGGAACAGGTAAAAGAGCAGGTGGCATTTATGAAAAGGTACCGCAGGCTGATTCAGGTAGAAGGCGATTTTTACCGTCTGCTCAGTCCATTTGAGGGAAATGAAACAGCATGGATTGTGGTATCCCCGGATAAAAAGCAGGCTGTAGCAGCTTTTTATCAGAAGCTGAATAAAATCAATGCCTCCTGGCTGCGTTTCCGTCTGGAAGGGTTGGACAGAGATACCCTGTATGAGGTAAAATGTAACGATATCGTATATAAGGCTTACGGAGATGAATTGATGTATGTAGGAATTCCTGTTGACAGAGAGCTTTTGAATAAAGCCGGCGGAGATTTCGCATCACTGCTTTATGTCTTGCAGGAAGCATAA
- a CDS encoding carbohydrate ABC transporter permease: MKSMETKKKIVTVVIHTVLILVSITMLVPFLWMVLTAFKSVTEATSVDPFVIFPKVWRTDSFSAVMENMNFLLLYKNTLLLILFRVVCAVLTATMAGYAFGRLNFKGKNLCFSLVLIQMMVPVQIFLIPQYLMVSKMGMLNTIFALVFPGMVTAFGTFLLRQGYMGLPNDLEEAARLDGCNIGQTFLYIMAPLTRSSMVALGIFTAVFAFKDLMWPMIVNTDKDMLVLSSALAKMQGQYAAKFPELMAASLIACIPMIIIYVIFQKQFIEGIATSGGKL, from the coding sequence ATGAAAAGTATGGAAACAAAAAAGAAAATTGTTACGGTTGTAATACATACTGTGTTGATTCTTGTGTCAATTACAATGCTGGTTCCCTTTTTATGGATGGTACTCACTGCTTTTAAATCAGTTACAGAAGCAACTTCCGTAGATCCCTTTGTTATTTTCCCAAAGGTTTGGAGAACAGATTCTTTCAGCGCAGTTATGGAAAATATGAATTTCCTGTTGTTATATAAAAATACATTGCTGTTGATTTTGTTTCGTGTTGTCTGTGCGGTATTAACAGCAACTATGGCAGGTTATGCATTCGGACGTTTGAATTTTAAGGGGAAAAATCTATGTTTTTCTCTGGTGTTGATTCAGATGATGGTTCCAGTACAGATTTTCCTGATTCCACAGTATTTGATGGTCAGCAAAATGGGTATGCTGAATACGATTTTTGCGCTGGTATTTCCAGGTATGGTAACTGCATTCGGTACCTTCCTGCTTCGGCAGGGATATATGGGACTGCCCAATGATTTGGAAGAAGCGGCAAGATTGGACGGCTGTAATATCGGACAGACTTTTCTTTACATCATGGCGCCGCTTACCAGATCCAGTATGGTAGCTCTGGGAATTTTTACTGCAGTGTTTGCATTCAAAGACCTGATGTGGCCTATGATTGTAAATACAGATAAGGATATGTTGGTATTGTCTTCTGCTCTCGCAAAAATGCAGGGACAGTATGCAGCGAAGTTTCCTGAACTCATGGCAGCATCTTTGATTGCATGTATTCCTATGATTATTATCTATGTTATTTTCCAGAAACAATTTATCGAAGGAATTGCGACCAGCGGTGGTAAATTATAA
- a CDS encoding carbohydrate ABC transporter permease — MAKKGKPAQTGRQRSETIWGWLFILPTMIGLIVLNIIPIFQTVYQSFFKTGDFGKGNIFIGAENYVKVFGDSEVWQALLNTVKYAIVEVPFSIIIALVLAVLLNRKMKGRSAYRTIIFLPMVAAPAAVAMVWRWLFNSEFGLINNVFHTNVKWISDPKIAVFAIAIIGVWSIIGYNMVLFLSGLQEIPHDYYEAAEIDGATGIKSFFHITIPLLSPTIFFVLVTRVIGSLQVFDLIYMVMDRTNPALDKTQSLVYLFYQYTFVNKNMGYGATIVVLLLVITMIITVFQMIGQKKWVFYN, encoded by the coding sequence GTGGCAAAGAAAGGAAAACCTGCACAGACAGGCAGACAGCGCAGTGAAACAATCTGGGGCTGGCTGTTCATTCTTCCAACAATGATTGGATTGATTGTACTGAATATTATTCCTATTTTCCAGACCGTTTACCAGAGTTTCTTCAAGACAGGTGATTTTGGTAAGGGAAATATTTTTATCGGAGCAGAAAACTATGTAAAGGTTTTCGGAGATTCAGAAGTATGGCAGGCATTGCTGAACACCGTAAAATATGCGATTGTGGAAGTTCCGTTTTCCATTATTATTGCATTGGTGCTGGCAGTGCTTCTGAACCGGAAAATGAAAGGGCGTTCTGCCTACAGGACAATTATTTTTCTTCCTATGGTAGCTGCACCGGCGGCTGTTGCCATGGTTTGGAGATGGCTGTTTAACTCCGAGTTTGGTTTGATTAATAACGTATTCCATACAAATGTAAAATGGATTTCAGACCCGAAGATAGCTGTTTTTGCCATTGCGATTATTGGTGTATGGTCTATTATCGGGTATAACATGGTATTATTCCTTTCCGGTTTACAGGAAATTCCTCATGACTATTATGAGGCAGCGGAGATTGACGGAGCTACAGGGATTAAGAGCTTTTTCCACATTACAATTCCGCTGTTGTCCCCAACGATTTTCTTTGTACTGGTAACCCGTGTTATCGGCTCTCTTCAGGTATTTGACCTGATTTATATGGTTATGGACAGAACAAATCCGGCGTTGGATAAAACACAGTCACTGGTATACCTGTTCTATCAGTATACCTTTGTAAATAAGAATATGGGCTACGGGGCTACGATTGTAGTTCTTCTGCTTGTTATTACTATGATTATTACTGTGTTCCAGATGATTGGACAGAAAAAATGGGTATTCTACAATTAA